The Providencia rettgeri genome includes a window with the following:
- a CDS encoding bifunctional biotin--[acetyl-CoA-carboxylase] synthetase/biotin operon repressor encodes MTRTQRLLTLLQILKENRYPITAEALSSQLQVSVRSIYRDIESLRDQGAEIVGEAGIGYQLKTGLLLPPLAFDENELEALILGLRWVKSNADTELKNSAIRAISKINAVVAGHSQKILNQNTLFAPTTHFYEINDIIVKDLRLSLREECKAKMTYLDGQNQPSERVIWPIAIGYMKDSQVLAAWCELRKSYRHFRLDRIQSYCALTDKLPYPKNYLLERWQKEVLCVSPDNF; translated from the coding sequence ATGACCCGCACTCAGCGCCTACTCACGTTATTGCAGATACTTAAAGAGAATCGCTATCCTATTACCGCTGAAGCACTTTCATCACAACTGCAAGTCAGCGTGCGTTCTATCTATCGAGATATTGAATCCCTACGAGACCAAGGTGCTGAAATTGTCGGGGAAGCCGGTATTGGCTACCAATTAAAAACGGGTCTATTACTACCGCCTTTAGCTTTCGATGAAAATGAACTTGAAGCCTTAATATTAGGTTTACGTTGGGTAAAAAGTAATGCAGACACCGAACTAAAAAACTCAGCAATACGGGCGATAAGTAAAATTAATGCCGTAGTAGCAGGTCATTCACAGAAAATTCTAAATCAAAATACCTTATTTGCTCCTACCACACATTTCTATGAAATTAACGACATCATCGTTAAAGACTTACGTTTAAGTTTACGAGAAGAATGCAAAGCCAAAATGACTTATCTTGATGGACAAAACCAGCCTAGTGAGCGAGTCATTTGGCCAATTGCAATTGGTTATATGAAAGATTCACAAGTACTGGCTGCTTGGTGTGAATTACGGAAAAGTTATCGCCATTTTCGTTTAGACCGCATTCAATCTTATTGTGCTCTTACTGACAAACTCCCTTATCCAAAAAACTACCTGCTAGAACGCTGGCAAAAAGAAGTATTGTGCGTCTCTCCTGACAATTTCTGA
- the oprB gene encoding Outer membrane protein D1: MNKKLLFSLLFLTLPAIANEQQWNGTVLGFEPAPKGIFGDMLGIRPILSDHGFSFHSNYLSQVAYNAGGGYNNDKHTAYIDQFAFTFTQDLERWTGIPDARIEGNIVNRNHEDNLTVKRLQDPRVPNNDLAQESYGGGSVTRLGWLTFARSFDDRRLTWRIGMMNKVQEFDQIIPCDFQLLSQCGGKSANALTWSNWNIHTWGTTVSYKITPEITIKTGVMEQNPQATDRSHAWSWSTKGSKGILLPLEVENRTFVNGLPGAYNLGLLYTNAKQHDLYKDKSYNNTWFVYGGMNQQLTRHQDDENRGLSLSVSGSYHDERSNFMNYVVSSSLRYRGAFDARPEDWIGLGISYIELSDHFAKNQKIQNEQLGITDYNDPLYHPITSNALNAELYYRFKPAYWLELQPSVQYWHQPGGVQKTSDAWVLGLKTVLTF; this comes from the coding sequence ATGAATAAAAAATTATTATTCTCTTTGTTATTTTTAACATTGCCTGCTATTGCTAATGAACAACAATGGAATGGAACTGTTTTAGGCTTTGAACCCGCACCTAAAGGAATATTCGGTGATATGTTGGGCATACGTCCTATATTATCCGACCACGGTTTTTCATTTCACAGTAATTATTTGAGCCAAGTCGCCTATAATGCAGGGGGCGGTTATAATAATGATAAACATACTGCTTATATAGACCAATTTGCTTTCACATTCACACAAGATCTTGAACGTTGGACAGGTATTCCCGATGCTCGTATCGAAGGAAATATTGTCAATCGTAACCATGAAGACAATCTAACAGTTAAGCGCCTGCAAGACCCTCGAGTACCTAATAACGACCTTGCACAAGAAAGCTATGGGGGCGGCTCCGTAACACGGTTAGGTTGGCTTACTTTTGCTCGCAGTTTTGATGACCGTCGACTAACTTGGCGTATTGGGATGATGAATAAAGTACAAGAGTTTGACCAAATTATCCCTTGTGATTTTCAACTACTTAGCCAATGTGGTGGAAAATCAGCCAACGCCCTGACATGGAGCAACTGGAATATTCATACTTGGGGAACGACCGTTAGCTATAAAATCACCCCTGAGATTACCATCAAAACAGGAGTTATGGAGCAGAATCCTCAAGCGACGGATAGAAGCCATGCGTGGAGTTGGTCAACCAAAGGCAGTAAAGGTATTTTATTACCCTTAGAAGTTGAAAATCGTACTTTCGTCAATGGGTTGCCTGGTGCTTATAACTTAGGATTATTATATACCAATGCCAAACAGCATGATCTGTATAAAGATAAAAGCTATAACAACACATGGTTTGTCTATGGTGGAATGAACCAACAATTAACTCGCCATCAAGATGATGAAAATCGAGGTTTAAGTTTATCTGTCAGTGGCAGTTATCATGATGAGCGCAGTAATTTCATGAATTATGTTGTTTCAAGTTCCCTTCGCTACCGCGGGGCATTTGATGCAAGGCCTGAAGACTGGATTGGTCTCGGTATCTCGTATATTGAGCTCAGCGACCACTTTGCGAAAAACCAAAAAATACAAAATGAGCAGCTAGGGATCACCGATTATAATGACCCGTTATATCACCCTATTACTTCAAACGCATTAAATGCAGAACTCTATTATCGCTTTAAACCTGCTTATTGGCTGGAACTCCAACCAAGTGTGCAATATTGGCATCAACCAGGCGGCGTCCAGAAAACATCAGATGCATGGGTTTTGGGGTTAAAAACGGTTTTAACATTTTAA
- the bglH gene encoding Aryl-phospho-beta-D-glucosidase BglH yields MIKFPNSFLWGGAIAANQAEGAYLTAGKGLSTSDIQPHGIFGSLIERTQNESFIKDIAIDFYHQYKTDIALFAEMGFTCLRTSIAWSRIFPLGDELTANEEGLAFYDNLFDEMAKYNIQPVITLSHYEMPYHLVTQYGGWGNRKTIEFFERYARTVFERYKNKVKLWLTFNEINMSLHAPMTGVGLPENSSPSEVYQAIHHQLVASARVTKACHSIIPDAKIGNMLLGGLVYPLTCKPDDVWEAMIENRKWLFFGDVQCRGQYPGYMLRYFRDNQINITITEEDKRDLQNTVDFISFSYYMTGCITADKDEYEKKRGNILSMVPNPHLESSEWGWQIDPKGIRTLLNLLWDRYQKPLFIVENGLGAVDEITSDGHINDDYRIQYINDHLVQIHEAIEDGVNIMGYTSWGPIDIVSASNAEMSKRYGFIYVDRDNKGNGSLERKRKKSFYWYQGIINSQGELLNQ; encoded by the coding sequence ATGATTAAATTTCCAAATTCATTTTTATGGGGTGGCGCAATCGCAGCCAATCAAGCTGAAGGTGCTTATTTAACTGCGGGTAAAGGGCTCAGCACATCCGATATTCAACCTCATGGCATATTTGGTTCATTAATTGAAAGAACACAAAATGAGAGTTTTATTAAAGATATTGCCATCGATTTTTATCACCAATATAAAACCGATATCGCACTTTTCGCTGAAATGGGTTTCACCTGCTTACGAACCTCGATTGCATGGAGCCGTATATTTCCACTTGGTGACGAATTAACGGCCAATGAAGAAGGTCTCGCTTTTTATGATAATTTATTTGATGAAATGGCGAAATATAACATTCAACCTGTTATTACCTTATCCCATTATGAAATGCCCTATCACTTAGTGACACAATATGGTGGTTGGGGAAATCGTAAAACGATTGAGTTTTTCGAACGTTATGCACGCACCGTCTTTGAACGTTATAAAAATAAGGTCAAACTATGGCTGACGTTCAATGAGATTAATATGTCACTACATGCACCAATGACTGGTGTAGGCCTACCTGAAAATAGTTCTCCTTCAGAGGTTTACCAAGCGATTCACCACCAACTTGTCGCCAGTGCAAGAGTCACTAAAGCCTGCCATAGCATTATCCCTGATGCTAAAATCGGTAACATGTTATTAGGAGGTCTCGTTTATCCATTAACTTGTAAGCCTGATGATGTATGGGAAGCCATGATAGAGAATCGCAAATGGCTATTTTTTGGTGATGTACAATGCAGAGGCCAATACCCAGGTTATATGCTGCGTTATTTTCGAGATAACCAAATTAATATTACAATAACAGAAGAAGATAAGCGTGACTTACAAAATACCGTGGACTTTATCTCATTCAGTTATTATATGACTGGTTGTATTACCGCAGATAAAGATGAATATGAGAAAAAACGCGGAAATATCCTTAGTATGGTGCCAAACCCTCATTTAGAAAGTTCAGAATGGGGATGGCAAATAGATCCAAAAGGAATTAGAACACTATTAAATTTATTATGGGATAGATACCAAAAACCTTTATTCATTGTCGAAAATGGCCTAGGTGCAGTAGATGAAATAACCTCTGATGGCCATATTAATGATGACTATCGTATTCAATATATTAATGACCATTTAGTTCAAATCCATGAAGCTATTGAAGATGGTGTTAATATTATGGGTTATACCAGTTGGGGGCCTATCGATATTGTCAGTGCATCCAATGCAGAGATGTCAAAACGTTATGGATTTATCTATGTTGACCGTGATAACAAAGGTAACGGCTCTCTCGAAAGAAAACGTAAAAAAAGTTTCTATTGGTACCAAGGTATTATCAACAGCCAAGGAGAATTATTAAATCAATAG